In the Arachis ipaensis cultivar K30076 chromosome B10, Araip1.1, whole genome shotgun sequence genome, one interval contains:
- the LOC107620183 gene encoding mediator of RNA polymerase II transcription subunit 18 yields the protein MECVVQGIIETQHVEALEILNYSHKNLEFFKLDMILLAFFPGPVASEVRLLCDLEQAEPSWTVRHIGGAMRGAGAEQISVLVRTMVESKASKNVLRMFYLLGYKLDHELLRVGFSFHFNRGAQITVTVSSINKMLKVHATDEAVPVTPGIQLVEVTAPATGETYAEVASAVSSFCEYLAPLLHLSKPGISTGVVPTAAAAAASLMSDGGGTTL from the exons ATGGAATGCGTGGTTCAGGGTATTATAGAGACACAg CATGTTGAGGCCCTTGAGATTCTTAACTATTCC CATAAGAATTTGGAGTTTTTCAAGTTGGACATGATTTTATTGGCTTTCTTTCCAGGCCCTGTAGCATCTGAGGTTCGACTTTTATGTGATCTTGAGCAGGCTGAACCATCATG GACTGTAAGACATATTGGGGGTGCAATGAGGGGTGCCGGTGCTGAACAAATTTCAGTTCTGGTTAGGACAATGGTTGAAAGCAAAGCAAGCAAGAATGTGCTTCGTATGTTTTATTTACTTGGGTACAAGTTAGACCATGAACTGCTTAGAGTGggattttctttccattttaacAGGGGTGCACAAATCACTGTAACGGTGTCATCAATCAATAAAATGCTAAAGGTGCATGCAACGGACGAGGCTGTACCGGTAACGCCTGGTATACAGTTGGTGGAAGTAACTGCACCTGCAACTGGTGAAACCTATGCTGAAGTTGCTTCTGCAGTTTCATCCTTTTGTGAATATCTTGCACC GCTTTTGCATCTGTCAAAACCCGGCATTTCAACTGGAGTTGTTCCTACGGCTGCTGCAGCTGCAGCATCCCTTATGTCTGACGGTGGTGGTACAACTTTGTAG